The following proteins are encoded in a genomic region of Haloarcula marina:
- a CDS encoding winged helix-turn-helix domain-containing protein, whose translation MVRDPFADEETPELTTVLDALDDEDCRDIVSVLEEPMTASEISDESGVPLSTTYRKLELLTESSLLYEGVEVRADGQHASRYAVDFEEVVIALDEDRAFAVDIEHSARSPDQRLENIWSEVRKET comes from the coding sequence ATGGTCCGGGACCCGTTCGCCGACGAGGAGACTCCCGAGTTGACGACGGTACTCGACGCTCTCGACGACGAAGACTGTCGGGACATCGTCAGCGTCCTCGAGGAGCCGATGACGGCCAGCGAAATCTCCGACGAGAGCGGCGTTCCGCTCTCGACGACCTACCGGAAACTCGAACTGCTCACCGAGTCCTCGCTCCTGTACGAGGGCGTCGAGGTCAGGGCGGACGGCCAACACGCCAGTCGGTACGCCGTCGACTTCGAGGAAGTCGTCATCGCATTGGACGAGGACCGCGCGTTCGCCGTCGACATCGAACACAGCGCCCGGTCGCCGGACCAGCGGCTCGAAAACATCTGGTCGGAGGTCCGCAAGGAAACATGA
- a CDS encoding multicopper oxidase domain-containing protein, whose protein sequence is MTKRIGAPGSGISRRDFVKASGLGGTLALAGCAAPGDPEESVGTATETQTAQSGGNLPTTSPPEIVNVDEQGGQVTLSSVPARHSAHPGESMGGPVELPQVWAFKADDGNPSVPGPILRTTEGEDMEVTLDNTNGMRPHTIHFHAVSKDWEDDGVPTTTGIRVDPGEKHTYTIPADVPGTHLYHCHYQTPRHLDMGMYGIFRVDPKGYEPADKEYFLSFKEWDSRLNKQMAGMDASYSPRNRQPDVFTVNGKSAPRTLHPEDGSPIIVEQGDTVRLHMLNAGYMDHPMHIHNHRFEVTHKDGGQIPDAARHEQDVCSIPPAGRRTVEFTADADPGIYLMHCHKVNHVMNGNAYPGGMLTGVVYKEAMDTDIFGKLMEYAGYEG, encoded by the coding sequence ATGACGAAGCGCATCGGTGCTCCCGGTTCAGGTATCTCGCGTCGTGATTTCGTGAAGGCATCCGGTCTCGGCGGGACCCTCGCGCTCGCTGGCTGTGCGGCCCCGGGCGACCCCGAAGAATCGGTCGGGACGGCAACGGAGACCCAAACCGCGCAGTCGGGCGGCAACCTGCCGACCACGTCGCCGCCGGAGATCGTCAACGTCGACGAGCAGGGCGGGCAGGTCACGCTCTCCTCGGTCCCGGCACGACACTCGGCCCACCCCGGCGAGTCGATGGGCGGCCCCGTCGAACTCCCGCAGGTGTGGGCGTTCAAGGCCGACGACGGTAATCCGAGCGTCCCCGGCCCAATCCTCCGGACGACCGAAGGCGAGGACATGGAGGTGACGCTGGACAACACGAACGGCATGCGCCCGCACACGATTCACTTCCACGCCGTCTCGAAAGACTGGGAGGACGACGGCGTTCCGACGACGACGGGCATCCGCGTCGACCCCGGCGAGAAACACACCTACACTATCCCGGCCGACGTTCCCGGCACGCACCTCTACCACTGCCACTACCAGACCCCGCGGCACCTCGACATGGGGATGTACGGCATCTTCCGCGTCGACCCGAAGGGGTACGAACCGGCCGACAAGGAGTACTTCCTCTCGTTCAAGGAGTGGGACTCCCGACTGAACAAGCAGATGGCGGGGATGGACGCCAGTTACAGCCCCCGGAACCGCCAGCCGGACGTGTTCACCGTCAACGGCAAGTCCGCGCCCCGCACCCTCCACCCCGAAGACGGCTCGCCGATAATCGTCGAACAGGGCGATACGGTCCGCCTGCACATGCTCAACGCGGGGTACATGGACCATCCGATGCACATCCACAACCACCGCTTCGAGGTAACGCACAAGGACGGCGGACAGATTCCCGACGCCGCCCGCCACGAACAGGACGTCTGTTCCATCCCGCCCGCGGGCCGCCGGACCGTCGAGTTCACCGCCGACGCGGACCCGGGCATCTACCTCATGCACTGCCACAAGGTGAACCACGTGATGAACGGCAACGCCTACCCCGGCGGGATGCTCACCGGCGTCGTCTACAAGGAGGCGATGGACACGGACATCTTCGGGAAACTGATGGAGTACGCGGGGTACGAGGGTTGA
- a CDS encoding Htur_1727 family rSAM-partnered candidate RiPP, whose product MGELDHEVDAPRGATSREWEVFCRETSADPLTHVGSVSAPSADIARQQATQLFAHAAEALWLCPADETVRVQSDALALAAESDETDATMDAAAMHEETLRGEAE is encoded by the coding sequence ATGGGAGAACTCGACCACGAGGTGGACGCCCCGCGCGGCGCGACGAGTCGCGAGTGGGAGGTATTCTGCCGGGAGACATCGGCGGACCCGCTGACCCACGTCGGGAGCGTCAGCGCGCCGTCGGCCGACATCGCGCGCCAGCAGGCGACGCAACTGTTCGCTCACGCGGCCGAGGCGCTGTGGCTCTGTCCGGCCGACGAGACGGTCCGGGTACAGTCGGATGCACTCGCTCTCGCCGCCGAGAGCGACGAGACGGACGCGACGATGGACGCGGCGGCGATGCACGAGGAGACGCTGCGAGGTGAGGCCGAATGA
- a CDS encoding DUF7521 family protein, producing MSPHIPSSQVGIVASKTLILIIGGLITYYSYQAYSRTGSPEHKWLTYGFGVVTLGAVIGGALDIVVGQLYGINLIYTSVFVSSGLTAIGLGIILYSLYVR from the coding sequence ATGAGTCCACACATTCCCAGTTCGCAGGTCGGTATCGTCGCTTCGAAGACACTCATCCTCATCATCGGAGGGCTCATCACCTACTACTCCTATCAGGCGTACTCCCGGACAGGGTCGCCCGAACACAAGTGGCTCACGTACGGGTTCGGGGTGGTCACATTGGGGGCGGTCATCGGCGGTGCGTTGGACATCGTCGTGGGACAACTGTACGGCATCAACCTCATCTACACGAGCGTGTTCGTCTCCAGCGGCCTGACCGCCATCGGCCTCGGCATCATCCTCTACTCGCTGTACGTCCGCTGA
- a CDS encoding TIGR04347 family pseudo-SAM/SPASM protein → MISVSKLLTDLDAEGDGLRYDAAEESTKSQIRDRKQRRPVVVWNVTKQCNLYCDHCYAAADTDIADGELTTAEGKALLDDLADYGAPVVLFSGGEPLVRQDLEELVAYAADAGIRPVLSTNGTLITEERARSLREAGLQYAGVSVDGLPERNDDFRGMDGAFDGAVQGIRNCLDAGLKTGLRYTITERNAPDLEGVVDLLTDVGVDRFCFYHLDYGGRGTEIVDADLSPVERREAVKRVCDMTREYHDRGEEIETLLVGNYADAAYLVEYAREHMGEAQARRVYEYLRVNGGDPTGERVADVDYQGNVHLTQFWQGYSLGNVRDRPFGDIWEDESNPLLRALRDRDERLTGKCADCRYSEVCRGASRLRALTVEDDLFAPDPQCYLDESEIEGPAPLAGNDPPTPAD, encoded by the coding sequence ATGATTTCCGTCTCGAAACTGTTGACGGATTTGGACGCGGAGGGCGACGGCCTGCGCTACGACGCCGCCGAGGAGTCCACGAAGTCACAGATTCGGGACCGGAAACAGCGCCGTCCGGTCGTCGTCTGGAACGTCACCAAGCAGTGCAACCTCTACTGCGACCACTGTTACGCCGCCGCCGACACCGACATCGCGGACGGGGAACTCACGACGGCGGAAGGGAAGGCCCTGCTCGACGACCTCGCCGACTACGGTGCACCGGTCGTCCTCTTCTCCGGCGGCGAACCGCTCGTCCGACAGGACCTGGAAGAACTTGTCGCCTACGCCGCCGACGCGGGAATCCGTCCGGTGTTATCGACCAACGGGACGCTCATCACCGAGGAGCGCGCCCGGTCGCTCCGCGAGGCTGGCCTGCAGTACGCGGGCGTCTCAGTCGACGGTCTCCCCGAGCGAAACGACGACTTCCGCGGGATGGACGGCGCGTTCGACGGTGCGGTGCAGGGCATCCGGAACTGCCTCGACGCGGGCCTGAAGACCGGTCTCCGCTACACCATCACGGAGCGCAACGCGCCGGACTTGGAGGGCGTCGTGGACCTGTTGACGGACGTGGGCGTCGACCGATTTTGCTTCTATCATCTGGACTACGGCGGCCGCGGGACCGAAATCGTGGACGCCGACCTGTCGCCGGTCGAACGGCGAGAAGCGGTGAAGCGCGTCTGTGACATGACCCGCGAGTACCACGACCGGGGCGAGGAGATAGAGACCCTGCTCGTGGGGAACTACGCCGATGCGGCCTACCTCGTGGAGTACGCCCGCGAGCACATGGGCGAGGCCCAAGCCCGCCGGGTGTACGAGTACCTGCGGGTCAACGGCGGCGACCCGACCGGCGAACGCGTCGCCGACGTGGACTATCAGGGCAACGTCCACCTCACGCAGTTCTGGCAGGGGTACTCGCTCGGAAACGTCCGAGACCGGCCGTTCGGCGACATCTGGGAGGACGAGTCGAACCCGCTCTTGCGGGCGTTGCGCGACCGGGACGAGCGCCTCACCGGCAAGTGCGCCGACTGCCGGTACAGCGAGGTCTGTCGCGGGGCCTCCCGTCTCAGGGCGCTGACCGTCGAGGACGACCTGTTCGCGCCAGACCCGCAGTGTTACCTCGACGAGTCAGAAATCGAGGGACCGGCCCCGCTCGCGGGGAACGACCCGCCGACGCCAGCCGACTGA
- a CDS encoding asparagine synthase C-terminal domain-containing protein, which translates to MQGADETTVREAIASGDPLPGTGGFAGVVDDSLARDVLGRYPLFVESDAQSGPLPRSAWSADPTDLDDPDPFPAGHVRDEGGTREVWTLPNPDPFADRETAVDAVRDAVERSVDAVDTDGLAIAFSGGVDSALLAARLDAPLYVAGFPDSHDVEAARSAADLLDRDLRVVELTHEAIERAVPEIAAATGRTNAMAVQIALPLYLTAERVAADGFDRLALGQGADELFGGYAKVAKAPNDPRVDADTVRGAQREVLATLPDQLTRDVLALRAAGVEPVTPLLHDRVVSAALRLDDAMLVDGETRKWALRRAARDSLPEAVATRDKKAAQYGSLAARELDRLARQAGYKRRMDDHVTRYVESLVE; encoded by the coding sequence ATGCAGGGCGCAGACGAGACGACGGTTCGAGAGGCCATCGCCAGCGGCGACCCGCTCCCCGGAACCGGGGGCTTTGCGGGCGTCGTCGACGACAGTCTCGCGCGGGACGTGCTGGGTCGGTATCCGCTGTTCGTGGAGTCCGACGCCCAATCCGGACCGCTCCCGCGGTCGGCCTGGAGTGCCGACCCGACCGACCTCGACGACCCAGACCCGTTTCCGGCGGGCCACGTCCGCGACGAGGGCGGAACTCGGGAGGTCTGGACGCTCCCGAACCCGGACCCGTTCGCGGACCGCGAGACGGCCGTCGACGCGGTTCGGGATGCAGTCGAACGGAGCGTCGACGCCGTCGACACCGACGGCCTCGCCATCGCTTTCTCCGGCGGCGTCGACTCGGCGTTGCTGGCGGCCCGACTCGACGCGCCGCTGTACGTCGCCGGGTTTCCGGACAGCCACGACGTGGAGGCCGCGCGGTCTGCCGCCGACCTGCTGGACCGCGACCTGCGCGTCGTGGAGTTGACTCACGAGGCAATCGAGCGAGCGGTCCCGGAGATTGCCGCCGCCACGGGACGGACGAACGCGATGGCCGTCCAAATCGCCCTGCCCCTGTATCTCACCGCCGAACGGGTCGCAGCCGACGGCTTCGACCGCCTCGCGCTCGGACAGGGTGCGGACGAACTGTTCGGCGGCTACGCGAAGGTGGCGAAGGCTCCGAACGACCCGCGCGTCGACGCCGACACCGTTCGCGGGGCACAGCGGGAGGTGCTGGCGACGCTCCCCGACCAACTCACGCGAGACGTGCTGGCCCTGCGCGCGGCGGGCGTCGAACCGGTGACGCCGCTCCTCCACGACCGCGTGGTGTCCGCGGCGCTCCGACTGGACGACGCGATGCTGGTCGACGGCGAGACGCGCAAGTGGGCGCTCAGACGAGCGGCCCGTGACTCGCTTCCGGAGGCCGTCGCGACGCGGGACAAGAAGGCGGCCCAGTACGGGTCACTCGCGGCCCGCGAACTCGACCGACTGGCCCGACAGGCGGGCTACAAGCGTCGGATGGACGACCACGTGACTCGGTACGTCGAGTCGCTGGTCGAGTGA
- a CDS encoding transcription initiation factor IIB: MTDTTIRRYTNEREADEEETTDEESLVCPECGGSLLSDSERGETVCEDCGLVVEEDEIDPGPEWRAFDSKEKDQKSRVGAPTTNMMHDKGLSTNIGWQDKDAYGNSLSSRQREKMQRLRTWNERFRTRDSKERNLKQALGEIDRMASALGLPENVRETASVIYRRALDEDLLPGRSIEGVSTASLYAAARQAGTPRSLDEIANVSRVDKDEIARTYRYVVRELSLEIQPADPESYVPRFASDLDLSEEVERRARQLLQNAKAEGVHSGKSPVGLAAAAVYAASLLTNEKVTQSEVSEVASISEVTIRNRYHELLEAEDSVHP; this comes from the coding sequence ATGACCGATACCACCATCCGCCGATACACGAATGAGCGCGAAGCCGATGAGGAAGAGACAACGGACGAGGAGTCACTCGTCTGTCCCGAGTGTGGTGGGTCCCTGCTCTCCGACAGTGAACGCGGCGAGACCGTCTGTGAAGACTGTGGGCTGGTCGTCGAGGAGGACGAAATCGACCCCGGTCCCGAGTGGCGCGCCTTCGACTCGAAGGAGAAAGACCAGAAGTCCCGCGTCGGCGCACCGACGACGAACATGATGCACGACAAGGGCCTCTCGACCAATATCGGGTGGCAGGACAAGGACGCCTACGGCAACTCCCTGTCCTCGCGCCAGCGCGAGAAGATGCAGCGACTGCGGACGTGGAACGAGCGCTTCCGCACGCGCGACTCCAAAGAGCGCAACCTGAAGCAGGCGCTCGGCGAAATCGACCGCATGGCCTCGGCGCTCGGCCTCCCCGAGAACGTCCGCGAGACTGCCTCCGTCATCTACCGCCGCGCGCTGGACGAGGACCTCCTGCCGGGCCGCTCCATCGAGGGCGTCTCGACGGCGTCGCTGTACGCCGCCGCCCGACAGGCCGGGACCCCACGCTCGCTGGACGAAATCGCCAACGTCTCCCGCGTCGACAAAGACGAAATCGCCCGGACCTACCGCTACGTCGTCCGCGAACTGAGCCTCGAAATCCAGCCCGCGGACCCCGAGAGCTACGTCCCTCGGTTCGCCTCGGACCTCGACCTCTCCGAGGAGGTCGAGCGACGCGCCCGACAGCTCCTCCAGAACGCCAAAGCGGAGGGCGTCCACTCCGGGAAGTCCCCGGTCGGACTGGCCGCGGCCGCCGTCTACGCGGCCTCCCTGCTGACCAACGAGAAGGTCACCCAGAGCGAGGTGAGCGAGGTGGCGAGCATCTCCGAGGTCACCATCCGCAACCGCTACCACGAACTGCTCGAAGCCGAGGACAGCGTCCACCCCTAA
- the gatC gene encoding Asp-tRNA(Asn)/Glu-tRNA(Gln) amidotransferase subunit GatC, which translates to MSDNAVDPDEVRHIADLARIDLDEGEVERFTEQFGEILAAFEALDEVPETDRDADLANVMRPDEVRDGLTQAEALQNAPESEAGQFKGPKVS; encoded by the coding sequence ATGAGCGACAACGCCGTCGACCCGGACGAGGTACGCCACATCGCCGACCTCGCCCGCATCGACCTCGACGAGGGCGAGGTCGAGCGGTTCACCGAGCAGTTCGGCGAGATTCTGGCCGCGTTCGAAGCGCTGGACGAGGTCCCGGAGACCGACCGCGACGCCGACCTCGCGAACGTCATGCGCCCCGACGAGGTCCGCGACGGACTCACCCAAGCGGAAGCGCTCCAGAACGCCCCCGAGTCCGAGGCCGGACAGTTCAAAGGCCCGAAGGTGTCGTGA
- a CDS encoding universal stress protein has protein sequence MYRVLLPVDHSESRARAQVDATAALPHASDEVEAIVLHVFDDEETAEKTTVQQTPAGKQTVELLRAEGVHFETETGHGDPERQITNHAEEHDVDMIILGGRKRSPLGALVFGSVSQAVILDSERPVAVTGSGASDS, from the coding sequence ATGTACCGCGTCTTACTTCCGGTGGACCACAGCGAGTCACGGGCACGCGCGCAAGTGGATGCGACGGCGGCGCTCCCGCACGCCAGCGACGAGGTCGAAGCCATCGTCTTGCACGTCTTCGACGACGAGGAGACGGCCGAGAAGACGACCGTTCAACAGACGCCCGCGGGCAAGCAGACCGTCGAACTGCTGCGCGCCGAGGGCGTCCACTTCGAGACGGAGACGGGCCACGGCGACCCCGAACGGCAGATAACTAACCACGCCGAAGAACACGACGTGGACATGATTATCCTCGGCGGCCGAAAGCGCTCGCCGCTCGGCGCACTCGTCTTCGGGAGCGTGAGTCAGGCCGTCATCCTCGACTCTGAACGGCCGGTCGCGGTCACGGGAAGCGGCGCGTCGGATAGCTGA
- a CDS encoding glycosyltransferase yields the protein MALPQVAAFTDTYLPTVNGVTYTVKTWRDRWRRRGGRMDVVYPRGDHDPEDGEYPVRSLPFPFYEGFRLGMPQIPDAVNEADVVHAHTPFSLGMAGKRLARKLDAPLVASYHTPTGEYAEYVASNDTVESAVQSSAEHYERWFLDSTALVVAPSERTAEQVRGMVGTDTPVEVISNGVDIDFFRPTATEGFRDRHGLPDGPLVGYTGRHGHEKCLDDILTACEGLDVTVVFGGDGPARESLEATAADTDIDARFLGFLDREELPELYAALDVFAFPSPVETQGIVALEANCCGTPVAGVDAGALSDTVDDGETGYHYSEGDVDGFRRAIERTLDERDRLAENCLARREQVSVDHAVDKLATVYDRVL from the coding sequence CGTATCTGCCGACCGTCAACGGCGTGACCTACACGGTCAAGACGTGGCGGGACCGCTGGCGGCGACGCGGCGGCCGCATGGACGTGGTCTACCCCCGCGGCGACCACGACCCCGAGGACGGCGAGTACCCGGTCCGGAGCCTCCCGTTCCCGTTCTACGAGGGGTTCCGACTCGGAATGCCCCAGATTCCAGACGCGGTCAACGAGGCCGACGTGGTTCACGCCCACACGCCGTTCAGCCTCGGGATGGCGGGCAAGCGCCTCGCCCGCAAACTCGACGCCCCGCTGGTGGCGTCCTATCACACGCCGACCGGCGAGTACGCCGAGTACGTCGCCTCGAACGACACCGTCGAGTCGGCGGTCCAGTCCAGCGCCGAACACTACGAGCGGTGGTTTCTGGACAGCACGGCGCTGGTCGTCGCGCCCAGCGAACGGACGGCGGAGCAAGTCCGGGGCATGGTCGGGACCGACACCCCCGTCGAGGTCATCTCCAACGGCGTCGACATCGACTTCTTCCGACCGACGGCGACCGAGGGCTTTCGCGACCGGCACGGCCTGCCCGACGGTCCGCTCGTGGGGTACACCGGACGACACGGTCACGAGAAGTGTCTCGACGACATTCTCACCGCCTGCGAGGGCCTCGATGTGACGGTCGTCTTCGGTGGCGACGGTCCGGCCCGTGAGTCCCTGGAGGCGACGGCCGCCGACACCGACATCGACGCCCGGTTCCTCGGCTTTCTCGACCGCGAGGAACTCCCCGAACTGTACGCGGCCCTCGACGTGTTCGCCTTTCCGAGTCCTGTCGAAACGCAGGGCATCGTGGCGCTGGAGGCCAACTGCTGTGGGACCCCCGTCGCTGGCGTCGACGCGGGCGCGCTCAGCGACACCGTCGACGACGGCGAGACGGGATACCACTACTCCGAGGGCGACGTGGACGGCTTCCGCCGGGCTATCGAGCGGACGCTGGACGAACGCGACCGACTCGCCGAGAACTGTCTCGCCCGCCGTGAGCAGGTGAGCGTCGACCACGCCGTGGACAAACTCGCGACCGTCTACGACCGCGTCCTGTAG
- a CDS encoding PHP domain-containing protein, which translates to MLSVELHTHSSLSHDGRDPIELLLAQAQAVGLDALAITDHDEIEASRRAAELAPEYDLVGIVGMEITCDAGHVLGLGIEEAVPPGLSFGETLDRIREQGGLAVVPHPFQESRHGVLEHISKDELADADAIEVYNSRLLTGRSNRQAERFARRRGLPMTAGSDAHIAEMVGQAVTKVDTDEHSVDAILDAVRKGETTVEGERTPWRISFRQAAGGAKRRVVSRLGNFWSE; encoded by the coding sequence GTGCTGTCGGTCGAGCTTCACACCCACTCGTCGCTGTCCCACGACGGTCGGGACCCCATCGAGTTGTTGCTGGCGCAGGCCCAAGCCGTCGGACTCGACGCGCTGGCTATCACCGACCACGACGAAATCGAGGCGAGTCGCCGGGCGGCCGAACTCGCCCCGGAGTACGACCTCGTCGGCATCGTCGGGATGGAGATCACCTGCGACGCGGGCCACGTCCTCGGACTGGGTATCGAGGAGGCCGTCCCACCGGGCCTCTCGTTCGGCGAGACGCTCGACCGCATCCGCGAGCAGGGCGGCCTCGCGGTCGTTCCCCACCCCTTTCAGGAGTCGCGCCACGGCGTCCTCGAACACATCTCGAAGGACGAACTCGCGGACGCCGACGCCATCGAAGTGTACAACTCACGCCTGCTGACGGGCCGGTCGAACCGACAGGCCGAGCGGTTCGCCCGCCGCCGCGGCCTGCCGATGACCGCCGGGAGCGACGCCCACATCGCCGAGATGGTCGGGCAGGCGGTGACGAAAGTCGACACCGACGAACACTCGGTCGACGCCATCCTCGACGCCGTCCGGAAGGGAGAGACGACCGTCGAGGGGGAGCGGACGCCGTGGCGCATCAGTTTCCGGCAGGCCGCTGGCGGGGCCAAGCGCCGCGTCGTGAGCCGTCTCGGAAATTTCTGGAGCGAGTGA
- a CDS encoding thiol-disulfide oxidoreductase DCC family protein: MEALRSGVSDAPDHPVLLFDGVCNLCNGVVQFLIPRDPAGRIKYAPLQSEAGRELVERTELSTDGLDSVILVEAGRAYTKSAAVIRVAELLGYPYRFARVGRLVPRAVRDAVYDFVAANRYDWFGKKDRCMVPDEDVSDRFLG, from the coding sequence GTGGAGGCCCTACGCTCCGGCGTGTCCGACGCCCCCGACCACCCGGTGTTGCTGTTCGACGGCGTGTGCAACCTCTGTAACGGCGTGGTCCAGTTCCTCATTCCCCGTGACCCGGCGGGGCGCATCAAGTACGCGCCGCTCCAGTCCGAGGCGGGACGGGAACTCGTAGAACGGACCGAACTCTCGACGGACGGACTCGATTCCGTGATTCTCGTCGAGGCCGGTCGGGCGTACACGAAATCGGCGGCGGTCATCCGCGTTGCCGAACTGCTCGGCTACCCCTATCGCTTCGCGCGGGTCGGCCGCCTCGTCCCCCGAGCGGTCCGAGACGCCGTCTACGACTTCGTCGCCGCCAACCGCTACGACTGGTTCGGAAAGAAAGACCGGTGTATGGTCCCAGACGAGGACGTTTCCGACCGATTTCTGGGATAG
- a CDS encoding NUDIX hydrolase, producing METTRHFVATVYVVSDGAVALHEHDKLDMWLPAGGHVDRDELPHEAALRETREELGFDVDLVAPEEDIESETVRSIPQPQHFLLEDINVHESGDVGHQHIDFIFYGAAPTRDIDPGPGEQPAEDWTWFTPEQLAARSDELPADVVEVGQRAIEAVSGR from the coding sequence ATGGAGACGACACGCCACTTCGTCGCGACCGTCTACGTCGTCAGCGACGGGGCCGTCGCGCTACACGAACACGACAAACTCGACATGTGGTTGCCCGCAGGCGGCCACGTCGACCGGGACGAACTGCCCCACGAGGCGGCGCTCCGCGAGACCCGCGAGGAACTCGGCTTCGACGTGGACCTCGTCGCTCCCGAGGAGGACATCGAGAGCGAGACGGTCCGCTCGATTCCTCAGCCACAGCACTTCCTCCTCGAAGACATCAACGTCCACGAGAGCGGCGACGTGGGCCACCAGCACATCGACTTCATCTTCTACGGGGCCGCGCCGACTCGGGACATCGACCCCGGCCCCGGCGAGCAACCGGCCGAGGACTGGACGTGGTTCACGCCCGAACAGTTGGCCGCACGGAGCGACGAACTCCCCGCTGACGTGGTCGAAGTCGGCCAGCGGGCCATCGAGGCGGTAAGCGGTCGGTAA
- the gatA gene encoding Asp-tRNA(Asn)/Glu-tRNA(Gln) amidotransferase subunit GatA produces the protein MTGYNGYIATDTIEGSDDGPLAGRTVAVKDNISTEGVRTTCGSEMLDDYVPPYDATVVERLKDAGATIPGKTNMDEFGMGTTTETSAFGAVENPVAEGRVPGGSSGGSAAVVAAGDADMALGSDTGGSIRCPAAFCGVVGIKPTYGLVSRYGLVAYANSLEQIGPIAPSVEEAAELLEVIAGPDERDGTTRDASEQVEDYAFADAADGDVEGLSIGVPTELLDGADEGVVETFWDAMDELESQGATYHEVDLPSVEHAVEAYYVIAMSEASSNLARFDGVRYGKSGGYDGNWNESFANAREEGFGEEVKRRVLLGTYALSAGYHDKYYKKAQDARAWVKQDFDEALSDADVLASPTMPVPPMKRGESLDDPLTMYLADANTTPVNLANLPAISVPAGETDDGLPVGLQLVGPAFGERTIIRAGSALA, from the coding sequence ATGACCGGCTACAACGGCTACATCGCCACCGACACCATCGAGGGGTCCGACGACGGCCCGCTGGCCGGTCGGACCGTCGCCGTCAAGGACAACATCTCCACCGAGGGGGTCCGGACCACCTGTGGCTCCGAGATGCTCGACGACTACGTGCCGCCCTACGACGCCACCGTCGTCGAACGCCTGAAAGACGCCGGTGCGACCATCCCCGGCAAGACGAACATGGACGAGTTCGGGATGGGGACGACCACCGAAACGTCGGCGTTCGGCGCGGTCGAGAACCCCGTCGCCGAGGGCCGCGTCCCCGGCGGGTCATCGGGCGGGTCGGCGGCCGTCGTCGCCGCTGGCGACGCCGACATGGCCCTCGGTAGCGACACCGGCGGCTCTATCCGCTGTCCCGCCGCGTTCTGCGGCGTCGTCGGCATCAAACCGACATACGGCCTCGTCTCCCGCTACGGACTGGTCGCCTACGCAAACAGCCTCGAACAGATCGGTCCTATCGCGCCGAGCGTCGAGGAGGCCGCTGAACTGCTGGAGGTCATCGCCGGGCCGGACGAACGCGACGGGACGACCCGCGACGCGAGCGAGCAGGTCGAGGACTACGCGTTCGCCGACGCCGCAGACGGCGACGTGGAGGGCCTCTCCATCGGCGTTCCGACGGAACTACTCGACGGGGCCGACGAGGGCGTCGTCGAGACGTTCTGGGACGCCATGGACGAACTCGAATCACAGGGCGCGACCTACCACGAAGTGGACCTCCCGAGCGTCGAACACGCCGTCGAGGCCTACTACGTCATCGCCATGAGCGAGGCGTCCTCGAACCTCGCGCGATTCGACGGCGTCCGCTACGGGAAGTCCGGCGGCTACGACGGCAACTGGAACGAGTCGTTCGCAAACGCCCGCGAAGAGGGCTTCGGCGAGGAGGTCAAACGCCGCGTCCTGCTGGGCACCTACGCGCTCTCGGCGGGCTATCACGACAAGTACTACAAGAAGGCCCAAGACGCCCGCGCGTGGGTCAAACAGGACTTCGACGAGGCGCTCTCGGACGCCGACGTACTCGCCTCCCCGACGATGCCGGTGCCGCCGATGAAACGCGGCGAGAGCCTCGACGACCCGCTGACGATGTACCTCGCGGACGCGAACACGACGCCGGTCAACCTCGCCAACCTCCCGGCCATCTCCGTGCCCGCTGGCGAGACGGACGACGGCCTGCCGGTCGGTCTCCAACTCGTCGGTCCGGCGTTTGGCGAGCGGACGATAATTCGGGCGGGCAGCGCGCTGGCGTAG